In Opitutaceae bacterium TAV5, one genomic interval encodes:
- a CDS encoding nitrate ABC transporter substrate-binding protein produces MNRSLVYKAGLPLAGILAAVFLFRAFSSDTAKPAGTHPAAAADAAPATAGAITRSTALPPAIPSKKRVVKIGLNSWVTIANEKGWLREAFDPLNVEVEIVDRRVAGSAEAALFQRGDLHIAERMAYPSLQHKANGFDFVVVWASGDCHPRRATTIVRKDSPVRTLADLKGKVLGAHRLGCPYFATYEALLAEGIQLDTELKKGEVHYVNITGNPSILALLTGEIEALSVHAATPEIGRLYEEGRVREIATARPDGQYVTGGGRALIITLRRFANRNPDVVQAYLRLYDRTRRWIVDGNHYEETAEAAARVYRTPKSVSLYMIKDESSLVLDPGRPDAQETIDALSRFLKWAIANGDDFYGAKPLTEAQISEFVDRRFFKGGEYFVDTSGKPRQPPSASAVAGTDGVTPSAPAASAVVSTSGNTRSAPAL; encoded by the coding sequence ATGAACCGTTCCCTTGTATACAAAGCGGGCCTGCCCTTGGCGGGCATCCTCGCCGCAGTCTTCCTCTTCCGCGCATTTTCATCGGATACTGCGAAACCCGCCGGTACGCATCCCGCGGCCGCAGCAGACGCTGCCCCGGCCACCGCCGGCGCCATCACCAGATCCACCGCGCTTCCCCCGGCCATTCCCTCGAAAAAGCGTGTCGTCAAAATCGGCCTCAACAGCTGGGTCACCATCGCCAACGAAAAAGGCTGGCTTCGCGAGGCCTTCGACCCGCTCAACGTCGAGGTCGAAATCGTCGACCGCCGTGTGGCCGGCAGCGCCGAGGCCGCCCTCTTCCAGCGCGGCGACCTCCACATCGCCGAACGCATGGCCTATCCCTCCCTCCAGCACAAGGCCAACGGCTTTGACTTCGTTGTCGTCTGGGCGAGCGGCGACTGCCACCCGCGCCGCGCCACCACGATCGTCCGCAAGGATTCTCCCGTGCGCACGCTCGCCGACCTCAAGGGGAAAGTGCTCGGGGCGCACCGGCTCGGCTGCCCCTACTTCGCCACCTACGAGGCGCTCCTCGCCGAGGGCATCCAGCTCGACACCGAGCTGAAAAAGGGCGAGGTGCACTACGTCAACATCACGGGCAATCCCAGCATCCTCGCACTTCTCACCGGGGAAATCGAAGCCCTTTCCGTTCACGCCGCCACCCCCGAAATCGGCCGGCTCTACGAGGAGGGCCGCGTACGCGAAATCGCCACCGCCAGACCTGACGGCCAGTACGTCACCGGCGGCGGCCGCGCCCTCATCATCACCCTGCGCCGCTTCGCCAACCGGAATCCCGACGTCGTCCAAGCCTACCTGCGCCTCTACGACCGCACGCGCCGCTGGATTGTCGATGGCAACCATTACGAGGAAACCGCCGAGGCCGCGGCCAGGGTTTACCGCACGCCCAAATCCGTTTCGCTCTACATGATCAAGGACGAGTCCTCCCTCGTGCTCGACCCGGGGCGTCCCGATGCGCAGGAGACCATCGACGCGCTTTCGCGCTTCCTCAAATGGGCAATCGCCAACGGCGACGATTTCTACGGCGCCAAGCCTCTCACCGAAGCGCAGATCTCCGAGTTCGTCGACCGCCGGTTCTTCAAAGGCGGTGAGTATTTTGTGGATACCAGCGGAAAGCCGCGGCAGCCGCCGTCCGCGTCGGCGGTGGCAGGCACTGACGGCGTCACACCGTCGGCTCCGGCAGCGAGCGCCGTCGTCTCCACTTCCGGCAACACCCGATCCGCCCCTGCGCTATGA